A stretch of the Procambarus clarkii isolate CNS0578487 chromosome 47, FALCON_Pclarkii_2.0, whole genome shotgun sequence genome encodes the following:
- the LOC138350841 gene encoding octapeptide-repeat protein T2-like, with protein sequence MQRTKKAEDKEGRGQRMQRTKKAEDKECRGQRRQRTKKAEDKEGRGQRRQRTKKAEDKECRGQRRQRTKNAEDKEGRGQRRQRTKKAEDKECRGQRRQRTKNAEDKEGRGQRRQRTKNAEDKEGRGQRRQRTKKAEDKEGRGRRRQRTKKAEDKEGRGQRMQRTKKAEDKEGRGQRMQMTKNAEDKECRGQRMQRTKKAEDKECRGQRMQRTKNAEDKEGRGQRMQRTKKAEDKEGRGQRMQRTKKAEDKEGRGQRRQRTKKAEDKEGRGQRRQRTKKAEDKEGRGQRRQRTKKAEDKEGRGQRMPNQQTILQTTEAVRWWKDD encoded by the coding sequence ATGCAGAGGACAAAGAAGGCAGAGGACAAAGAAGGCAGAGGACAAAGAATGCAGAGGACAAAGAAGGCAGAGGACAAAGAATGCAGAGGACAAAGAAGGCAGAGGACAAAGAAGGCAGAGGACAAAGAAGGCAGAGGACAAAGAAGGCAGAGGACAAAGAAGGCAGAGGACAAAGAATGCAGAGGACAAAGAAGGCAGAGGACAAAGAATGCAGAGGACAAAGAAGGCAGAGGACAAAGAAGGCAGAGGACAAAGAAGGCAGAGGACAAAGAATGCAGAGGACAAAGAAGGCAGAGGACAAAGAATGCAGAGGACAAAGAAGGCAGAGGACAAAGAAGGCAGAGGACAAAGAATGCAGAGGACAAAGAAGGCAGAGGACAAAGAAGGCAGAGGACAAAGAAGGCAGAGGACAAAGAAGGCAGAGGACGAAGAAGGCAGAGGACGAAGAAGGCAGAGGACAAAGAAGGCAGAGGACAAAGAATGCAGAGGACAAAGAAGGCAGAGGACAAAGAAGGCAGAGGACAAAGAATGCAGATGACAAAGAATGCAGAGGACAAAGAATGCAGAGGACAAAGAATGCAGAGGACAAAGAAGGCAGAGGACAAAGAATGCAGAGGACAAAGAATGCAGAGGACAAAGAATGCAGAGGACAAAGAAGGCAGAGGACAAAGAATGCAGAGGACAAAGAAGGCAGAGGACAAAGAAGGCAGAGGACAAAGAATGCAGAGGACAAAGAAGGCAGAGGACAAAGAAGGCAGAGGACAAAGAAGGCAGAGGACAAAGAAGGCAGAGGACAAAGAAGGCAGAGGACAAAGAAGGCAGAGGACAAAGAAGGCAGAGGACAAAGAAGGCAGAGGACAAAGAAGGCAGAGGACAAAGAAGGCAGAGGACAAAGAAGGCAGAGGACAAAGAATGCCAAACCAGCAAACAATATTGCAGACGACtgaggcagtgaggtggtggaagGATGACTAA